The following proteins are co-located in the Escherichia fergusonii ATCC 35469 genome:
- the fabB gene encoding beta-ketoacyl-ACP synthase I, which translates to MKRAVITGLGIVSSIGNNQQEVLASLREGRSGITFSQELKDSGMRSHVWGNVKLDTTGLIDRKVVRFMSDASIYAFLSMEQAIADAGLSSEAYQNNPRVGLIAGSGGGSPRFQVFGADAMRGPRGLKAVGPYVVTKAMASGVSACLATPFKIHGVNYSISSACATSAHCIGNAVEQIQLGKQDIVFAGGGEELCWEMACEFDAMGALSTKYNDTPEKASRTYDAHRDGFVIAGGGGMVVVEELEHALARGAHIYAEIVGYGATSDGADMVAPSGEGAVRCMQMAMHGVDTPIDYLNSHGTSTPVGDVKELAAIREVFGDKSPAISATKAMTGHSLGAAGVQEAIYSLLMLEHGFIAPSINIEELDEQAAGLNIVTETTDRELTTVMSNSFGFGGTNATLVMRKLKD; encoded by the coding sequence ATGAAACGTGCAGTGATTACTGGCCTGGGCATCGTTTCCAGCATCGGTAATAACCAGCAGGAAGTCCTGGCATCTCTGCGTGAAGGACGCTCAGGGATCACTTTCTCTCAAGAGCTGAAGGACTCCGGCATGCGTAGCCACGTATGGGGCAACGTAAAACTGGATACCACTGGCCTCATTGACCGCAAAGTTGTGCGCTTTATGAGCGACGCATCCATCTATGCATTCCTTTCCATGGAGCAGGCAATCGCAGATGCTGGCCTCTCCTCGGAAGCTTATCAGAACAACCCACGTGTGGGCCTGATTGCAGGTTCCGGTGGTGGTTCCCCGCGTTTCCAGGTGTTCGGCGCTGACGCAATGCGCGGCCCGCGCGGCCTGAAAGCGGTTGGCCCGTATGTGGTCACCAAAGCGATGGCATCTGGCGTTTCTGCCTGCCTCGCCACGCCGTTTAAAATCCACGGTGTAAACTACTCTATCAGCTCCGCATGTGCGACTTCCGCACACTGTATCGGTAACGCAGTAGAGCAGATCCAACTGGGTAAACAGGACATTGTGTTTGCTGGCGGCGGCGAAGAGCTGTGCTGGGAAATGGCCTGCGAATTCGACGCGATGGGCGCGCTGTCTACTAAATACAACGACACACCGGAAAAAGCTTCCCGTACTTATGACGCTCACCGTGACGGTTTCGTTATCGCTGGCGGCGGCGGTATGGTGGTGGTTGAAGAGCTGGAACACGCGCTGGCGCGTGGTGCTCACATCTACGCTGAAATCGTTGGTTACGGCGCAACGTCTGATGGCGCAGACATGGTTGCTCCGTCTGGCGAAGGCGCAGTACGTTGTATGCAGATGGCGATGCACGGTGTTGATACGCCAATCGACTACCTGAACTCTCACGGTACTTCAACTCCGGTTGGCGACGTGAAAGAGCTTGCGGCTATCCGTGAAGTGTTTGGCGATAAGAGCCCGGCGATTTCTGCAACCAAAGCGATGACTGGTCACTCTCTGGGCGCTGCGGGTGTGCAGGAAGCTATCTACTCTCTGCTGATGCTGGAACATGGCTTTATCGCTCCGAGCATCAACATCGAAGAGCTGGACGAGCAGGCTGCGGGCCTGAACATCGTGACCGAAACGACCGATCGCGAACTGACCACCGTTATGTCTAACAGCTTCGGCTTCGGCGGCACCAACGCCACCCTGGTAATGCGTAAGCTGAAAGATTAA